One genomic segment of Linepithema humile isolate Giens D197 chromosome 5, Lhum_UNIL_v1.0, whole genome shotgun sequence includes these proteins:
- the LOC137000001 gene encoding protein FAM200B-like, translating to MPPKRKCHFTDDLRRKYPCFGKSRSEFEAKCQICDSYVSIANSENFLAILNFFLWERKNMRCTDTRISSILSGSTDLEKHINTPKHARNIRDASTSKSMTNFVVHKSTPLALKISAAEGTLAFHIVKHHNSFKSMDCTSTLLRTLFDDSDIAKKISCARTKTEAIINGVLSPHCILMVSNDLKNISFVSISTDSSNHGNKKLFPIVVQYFDHIQGGIQVRMLDLQEINNETAETVTSLIEGVITKHNLNKKIIAFSGDNTNTNFGGLNRKGEQNIFYLLKNRVNSELVGIGCSAHILHNAIHHGLDQFGLFDIDALVLKIFNFFSIYTVRTNELKEFCDFVEVTYRNLLYHSKTRWLSLLPAVHRILQMFPALKSYFLSQNKSLKILEAFFLDDFSECYLYFIHSIMSLFYEKIKDIEKENNSILEIMAIIGDTVESLRERIDSKFLPLSIKLVFSKLKKDGKGSSCDNFAARALSVYEVTEEYLRKWSELFSEFEINTFNFFKISSF from the exons ATGCCGccaaaaagaaaatgtcattTCACCGACGACTTACGCCGGAAGTACCCTTGTTTCGGTAAAAGTCGAAGTGAGTTTGAAgcaaaatgtcaaatttgtGATTCATATGTTTCAATAGCGAATAGTG AGAATTTCCTCGCGATACTCAACTTTTTCCTCTGGGAGAGAAAAAACATGCGTTGCACCGACACACGGATCAGCTCTATATTGTCAG GATCAACCGATCTGGAAAAGCACATTAATACACCGAAGCATGCTAGGAACATTCGAGATGCATCAACATCTAAATCAATGACAAACTTTGTTGTGCATAAATCGACACCCcttgctttaaaaatatcagcGGCAGAAGGAACGTTAGCATTTCATATCGTGAAACATCATAACAGCTTTAAATCAATGGACTGCACTTCAACTCTCTTGCGTACCCTTTTCGACGACTCTGATATTGCCAAAAAAATATCGTGCGCCCGTACAAAAACTGAAGCAATTATAAACGGTGTATTATCACCCCACTGTATACTCATGGTTTCTAATGACCttaagaatatttcatttgtgAGTATAAGTACGGACAGCAGTAATCacggcaataaaaaattattccctATTGTTGTCCAGTACTTTGATCATATTCAGGGAGGAATTCAAGTACGTATGTTAGACTTGCAAGAAATCAACAACGAAACAGCTGAGACAGTCACAAGTTTGATCGAAGGTGTTATCACAAaacacaatttaaataaaaaaattattgcattttctgGCGATAATACAAATACCAACTTTGGTGGTTTGAATCGTAAGGGtgaacagaatattttttacttactaAAAAATCGTGTAAATTCTGAACTCGTCGGAATTGGTTGTTCGGCGCATATTCTCCATAATGCGATTCATCACGGTCTCGATCAATTTGGCCTGTTCGATATTGATGCCCTAGTTCTCAagatcttcaattttttttcaatttacacgGTCAGAAcaaatgaattaaaagaattctGCGACTTTGTCGAAGTCACTTATCGTAACCTATTATACCACAGCAAGACGCGATGGCTGAGCCTGCTGCCTGCTGTTCATCGAATTTTGCAAATGTTTCCGGCCTTAAAATCCTATTTTTTATCCCAAAACAAATCGCTAAAAATACTCGAAGCTTTCTTTCTCGATGACTTCAGCGAATGCTATCTGTACTTTATACATTCTATAATGTCActtttctatgaaaaaattaaggaCATTGAGAAAGAAAACAACAGCATATTGGAAATAATGGCTATTATTGGAGACACTGTTGAATCATTACGCGAAAGGATAGATTCCAAATTTTTGCCATTGAGCATCAAGCttgtattttcgaaattaaaaaaagatgggAAAGGCAGTAGCTGTGACAATTTTGCAGCAAGGGCACTGTCAGTATACGAAGTAACGGAAGAGTATTTGCGAAAGTGGAGTGAGTTGTTTTCCGAGTTTGagataaatacatttaattttttcaaaatttcttctttctga